A section of the Homalodisca vitripennis isolate AUS2020 unplaced genomic scaffold, UT_GWSS_2.1 ScUCBcl_12300;HRSCAF=21939, whole genome shotgun sequence genome encodes:
- the LOC124374996 gene encoding Werner Syndrome-like exonuclease: protein MEERKLPKWMEKRAAARKKINETLHIAETEIEKPLLSFDGKLKYFDTVGEWGFVCEAILKQLETLEELVIGFDLEWPVRYKLGQRQCRTALIQLCVSKEICYLLQVYEWQKLPKVFVNIIRHPKVKLVGVNIRCDVWKLGRDFGISVASIMENNAVELNYLANRLFSINECWSLERLVLFVLKMRLAKPEGIRLSNWVQNPLTKYQLEYAANDAYASLILYNKLKELEVKFNLKDEHLK, encoded by the coding sequence ATGGAGGAGAGAAAGTTGCCCAAATGGATGGAAAAAAGGGCAGCCGCGAGGAAGAAAATAAATGAAACCCTTCACATAGCCGAAACAGAAATTGAGAAGCCTTTATTGTCTTTTGACGGgaagttgaaatattttgatacagTGGGTGAATGGGGTTTTGTTTGTGAAGCTATTTTGAAACAGCTGGAGACACTTGAAGAACTGGTCATCGGATTTGACTTGGAATGGCCTGTGAGGTATAAACTCGGACAAAGGCAATGCAGGACGGCCTTGATTCAGTTATGTGTCAGCAAAGAAATTTGTTACTTGTTGCAAGTTTATGAATGGCAGAAGCTTCCAAAAGTGTTCGTAAATATTATCAGACATCCCAAAGTAAAACTTGTTGGTGTCAATATCAGATGTGATGTATGGAAACTGGGGCGGGACTTTGGCATTTCCGTGGCCTCCATCATGGAAAACAATGCAGTGGAACTGAATTATCTGGCTAACAGACTATTTTCTATAAATGAATGTTGGAGCTTAGAaagattagttttatttgtactaaaaatgCGGCTTGCTAAACCAGAAGGTATTAGATTGAGCAATTGGGTTCAAAACCCTTTGACAAAATATCAGCTTGAATATGCTGCAAATGATGCGTATGCTTCTTTGATTCtctacaataaattgaaagaactAGAAGTCAAATTTAACTTGAAAGATGAGCATTTGAAATAA